The DNA region ATCTGTTTGCTTAGTTTTTTGTTGTGGTTTCTATTGCTGAATTTATTACTGGTTTGTCCCGAGAACATAAAAACCTATGATTCTGTTAGGTAGATAGGCACTGTTGATCGTTAAGGGCACAGATTTTAAAATGAGATGGAACTGGAGTCGATAATAATAAATTAGCCCTGCTAATTATTAGTTTTGTGATATTAGAGAAATTATTCTCTCTAAACTTTttattcatctacaaaatgggaagaataagatCTACCTTATAAGTTGCTCTCCTTATAGaatagtatataaaataatatatagaaaGTAATTGTGTATACAAAAAGCATTCAACAAATGGtaataaaaaattggaaatggGGCAGTAAAGAGGAGAAGAGTCATGAATTTTCTCTAAATGAGGGTTTAAGAAAGTCCAAGCATTGTAAACACATTTTTTACCATGGATTAATTTCCCAAAGTCATAATCCCCTAACAGTCCCAAAGGACCTATTTCTCAATCCTAAATCTTAAATGCATGGAAAGGTTTGACAGATCTGGAAAAATAAGCAGGCGCTTTTAAGTGATTACTCTTTCAAGTGTTTGATTTGGTGTACAGTTATTTTGATATCTATTTTCATTCAATTAGGAAAAGTTATAGtgatagaagaaatagaaatgagaGAATGTGAATTGTCATCCCCTATTGAAAACTGGTAAAGGTCTAACtgatatcaaaaagacaacaaattctaagaaaaacgGTACTAAAACTAAACTTGTCCTTAGCTGCTTGTCAGAGGGAATGGTACTCTGCTTTGTTGCTGTATACATTATGGATAAGAAATACCTGGGACTGAATTCGGACTCCACCAGGACTATAGCtaagtcatttaacctttctgtgcctcagtttccacactgtggaagcaaagctataagAATACCTGCCTCATTTGAGTGGGCCATAGAATCTGCAGGTTTAGTCATCTCCTTGACAATTTTTATGCACAATGAAGTTTAAAAAGCACTGCTGTAAAGTAATGCTTCTAAGAATATCAATAAAAcggcaaaaaaaaatatttctaacaccCAAAGTAAGTGAGTTTATGTGGCTTCACTGAATCATTATCCTGGGTATACATAGTAGCTAGATCCTTTATCACAAATAGGCAACCTTGGCATATACAATATGctttatggtgtgtgtgtgtgtgtgtgtgtgtgtgtgtgtctgtgtgtgtgtgtgtgtgtctgtgtgtgtccagcaagatgaaagaaggaaatagggaggaaagaaagaaaatacccaCACGAGTCAAAGCAGATTTTTCCATTAAGTGTCTGTTGGCTGTAACTGCATGATAACACTTGTGAATATGATACTAATGATGCAGTTGCCTAATAGGCTCAACACAAATAatgcagaaaattacaaataaTGCAGACTCAATTACCACTGAATGCAGGCAAAAGGCAATCAAAGATACAACACGCTTCATTCCATGTTATCCCTATTCCTTCTACTCAGTTAAGATAGGCCTAGAGCTAGAAAATTCCCTTTTCCAATTATTTTCTATGTCCTCTCAAAGGCATACTTCTCCCCTAGGTTCTTTGACTCATCCCAATATCAGAGCCAATAGTTATTTGTATAATGTTTATATAGCCCAATCCCTATCGTGGAGGAGACAAAAACAGCCATACTGGGTTTGGGGAAGGAAATTAAGCTGTCCTGCATGCTTTCTAGAGGTGAGGTTTGATATTAGGAGTTTTTCATACATAttctctcattttatcttcatgaTTACCCTATAAGGTacatattattatctccatttaagGACAGGAAGCTGGAAGCTCAAAGAGATCAAGaaacttgaacaagttacttaggCTCATAAATGACACAGTGGGATTCAAGACAGATTTATCTGATTTCTATAATTCATGCATTTTTGACTACCAGGAATAAAGCCAGGCCTATTAAAATAGACAGAGTTCTTAGTTCCAAGCAACAAAACCAGACTTGGCAGACATAGTAGATAAGGAATTTACTAAAAGACTATTGGGCAGTTCACAGCATCAATGAGAGAGCCAGAGAACCACAATGGAATTTTCCAGATGGGTAGTGTTTCACCACATCACAGAACTCGTCCAGTAAGGAAACAGCCACCATAGAGCTGACATGGACTCTAGATGCTAAGGATGCCCACTACCATGGATGCCCTGGGAACTCAGGCTCACTGTTGTCACCATTACTCCCAAAGAGCATTCCCCACAATCCCTGCTTCTCTGCATGACTAAGCTTATAATTATTTAGGTCTTGCTTTACACAGTCTCATTAATGTATTTTGTATGCATTATTGCATTTATTCCCCACAAGGGCTCTATGGGGGTACACTTTCATTATCCTCAATTTCCAGACAAAGAACTGAGCTTCAGATAGGTTAAgcgatttgcccaagatcacaaagccaGTAGGTGGTAGTGCCACTTAACTCCCATTTGTTGGTGACACTCTTTAGTTAAAGGTTCACCATGTTTTTGGAATTACAaaaacctgagttcaaatcctggctgttCAAATCCCtactctgaggggaaaaaaaagtctggcACTATGCATCTAATTGGTGGAGACTAGGTCATATGGTCATGCCCTAGGTTTGAGAGAGGCTGGGAGAGCTAGTACCTGGCATTTTCATCTTTGGTGGGAGACTGGCTCTGCCTCTCAACTGTGCTCATGGGaatcacaaacacagaaagtggGTTGAAATGTGGACAACTGGAAAAAATGGCAAATGTCTAACACAATCTATCTTTTGGTTGCCCAACACCAATAGATTGTCTTTTTTCCATATTTACATACCCACTTcctaatttttttccctcaaacatACTGCGACTGTTATATAACCAAAAAATATACTCATCAGCTATCTACACCAAAATTATCAATTACTGTATCCAGAGTCAAGTCCAGAATCACTGGGTAGTATCCACTCCTCATCTTGGTTTATTTGGTCACATTATTCTATAACCCATGGGCTTGACTGCATAGTTAACCACTATCAACACACACTTTATAGAAGATTGGGAGAAAGGGAGTGAGAATGATGGGAAATTTTGTTCAAGAAAAATATGCTGTATAAGCCAGGAGAGACTAGGTTATACTACAGTGATAAACCCCAAACCTCAGTGGTTccaataacatttatttcttacccaTACTACATGTCTACTGTGAGTTAGCTACAACTCTCTCCCCATGGTCTGTACTTTGAAACCCATGTTGGTGGATCTATAATACTGCTGATCTAATGGCAAAAGGAAAAGAGGATACAGAGAGCGATTCACTGACTTAAATTTCTACTAAGAGTAATTCATACCACCTCTGCTCACTTTCCACTCACTACAGATATTAAATAGTTAAGACTGAAGTTAGTGGAGtggaaaaatataatatatattctctcCTTAGAGAGAAGTAGCAAGTATTGGGGAACAATAACACAATCCATCAATACCTACAATTTTAAATTCTGGTCACAGCAAGGAACATGAGATGGATGTTCCTGCTCATGGTCACAAGGCCATAGATTGTTTTTATAACTTCTTTTACTCACCCCCCATTCTGTCATTGCTTTGCCTACAACCAGCACTTCAGATTGTTGGGATTCTTTAACTAGTAGACTTTAAATGACAATAATGAGAGGAACCACATGGGAAAGTATGGGTTCTCTCCATTCTTCCCTTACTCCCATTGGGCAGCTTCAACCTTGACAATCAGAATCAATCATCATGGCCAACACTATGCCCCTTTTCTGTCTATTCATCACCAGTGACTAATGTCTTAGCTTCCAAATTGTTGGAACCACAGTAGGAACCTCAAGTGGAAAGATTACCTGTGTGAGTAAAACTTCTCTAAACCAACCAAGTCCAGAGTCACTGGGACAATTAAGAAATTTTTAATAAGTGGACCAATTAGTCATGGTAAATTGATACACCCCTCCATCTTTTCCTCCTTGGGTCTAGTTCTGGGTATTCTGGCTACTGAAGAAACAACTCCATGTATTGGTCACTGATTTAGTGGACAAAATACAATTATAGAACAGTACCTTAAACTTATAAGATGTCATCTCCTAGATAGTCCTATAACTATATCTCCAATAGTCTAGTTAATGGTTCTGGATGATGGGGGAACATACTAAGACTATGAATATCATAGATGTTAGCCTACTGTTTTACATCTTTCACTGTGAATAATTACTTACTGAAAAGAGTATGGCTTTGTTCTTTTACTGTAATGCAGCTCCCTGGTGAGAAGCAGTTTTTATTGTAGTAATACTGTACAAAGTATTAAGGAAGCTTATGGATGTTGGAAGAACATGTCagaataggaagaaaaataaaaaaccacaACATGTATCAAAGGGACCTAGCACTTCCCCTTAATGATAACAGGACCACCTAGGACATATCAGGGACTCAGAATTTCACTCGGACACTAACAGTAAAAATAGTCAAGTCATATTTTATGAAGGGCAATCAATCTTGCTGATTTCATGCATAGCCACCATCTTCTTCACTCATGGGAACTTTTCCAAAACCTATTAAAAAAGTATATCAGATCTCTCTTTTGGTGGAACCAGGCTTCGGAGCTCCCTTCCAAGATGGCCGAAGACAATTCTCCATACAAGGCCGTGGCAACAAAGTGTAGACGCAGCCGCACCAAATTCACAGAAGAGCAATTGAAAATCCTCATCAATGCATTCAACAAAAAACCTTACCCGGGTTATGCCTTCAAACAAAGACTTGCTTTGGAAGTCAACACTGAAGAGTCTAGGATCCAGATATGGTTTCAGAATCGAAGAGCTAGGCACAGGTTCCCGAAAAGACCTGAGAAGAACTTAGACTTAAGACAAGACCGAGCTTACCCTGAAGAGAACATTCAAGGTGTGAGAGACAGACGATGTCGTACCAGCTACACTTCTTCCCAAGTACAAACTCTCATGAATGCATTCATGGAAAACCCTTATCCTGGGATTGATTCCAGACAGCAACTTGCTGAAGATATTGGGGTTCCAGAGTCAAGAGTCCAGATTTGGTTTCAAAACCGAAGATCTAGACTCTGTATCCGGAAAAAAAGAGAACCCGAAGAAGCTTCAGCCCAAAGACAAAACCAGGGACAAGATCTCTGAGATGGGCACATTCAAGGTTTACAGAATGGCACTCCCTAGTGACTGTTTTATTTCCCTGGAGCCAGAACAAGGTGAACAGAGAGACAAATTCAGTGTATTTGATGTCATCAGCCTGGACTCCAGATCAGTTCTCTTCCTGGCAACATAACCTTCCAAACATACCTTCaccttcttcttcatcttctggaGATGGTAAACAGGACTTCAGGACTCAGAGGCAGATGATACAAAGTACCACACAGCCCTAGTGACTGAATCTAGATTCAGAGTTCAACAGATCTCGAGGACAatgaaaataaacttattaataCCATTTTTATGGTCATACAAATAAATGACCGATTCAAGTATAAATCATCAAAACATATGTGGTGTTGTGACCGATCAACTGTGCTGATGTactgaagcctccataaaaacccagaagGATGGGGTTCAGAGCTTCTGGGTTAGTGAACGCATGGCGGAGAGGAAAGCGATGTACTTGAAGAGGGCAGGGAAGCTCAGAGCCTCTTCTCACATACCTCGCCCTATGTAACCATCTGGCTGTTGACTCATATCCTTTAATATCTTTTGTAATAAATCTGTAATCTAGtgagtttcctgagttctgtgagccactgtaGCAAATTAATCAGACCCAGGGAGAGGGGTTCATGGGAAACTGATTTATAGCCTggtggtcagaagtacaggtaacaacctgaacttgagattggcatctgaagtcGGAGGAGGAGTTGTAATGGAGCAGGAGCTTATGGTGATTTTCCAGGACAGATCCCCCTacccccatatcctctgcctgCTGTtcgtctgtagaaaaactttagctgaagaataaatttaatcagagaaataagaaaaatgcagaaatgaaggaaaacagtcaaacaagaTGAAATAATAGTTCAgctattaaacaaagtcaaggatctttagttccttctcaaggctatagatcatattctgagccatatcctttaagctgttttgtagatactgaaaccccaccAGAAGCacgaagttaactacatgataaCCAGACTGTAGCCACAACATAagagctaagcccatgtgccacaagtactgagcctgcactctagagcccacgagccacaactactgagactgcgtgctgtaactactgaagcctgcacacctagagcctatgctccacaagagaagccagtgcaatgagaagcccacgcaccactacgaagagtggccccccactcactgcaactagagaaagcccatgcgcagcaccaaagacccaatgcagcgaaaaataaaaataaataatttatttagaaaaatgtttttttttaaaaaaagaaatatgatctAGGAACTTTCCCATGTCTCCTTACAATATTACCCTAAAGTTTCTGCCATATGGAAGGAAGCTTATGGCCCTCAAATGGATATTCCTCCAGCACTGACCTTCCTCTGAACTGAATCGATGTGCTCTGAAAATCTCCCCAAGGCTGGGAGAAGCTGGGTAGTCAGTGGTCCAGCAACCCACATTCCTGAACCATCTTGTCACAGTTGTTGGACCACTGGCAAAGACATCATCACTCCAGATCTCAACAGCCTCATCTGTAATAATGCGATGGGCGGGAGAGGCTGTGAGAATTAGAGGGTGTAATACAAAGAACTGAGAAGGGTGCCCAGCAAAAAGTGATTGGATATGTTCATTATTATCTTTATCTTGAGAGTTGCCGTCCCACAGGCAGATTCAGGGGTTTCCCAGCAGATGAGGTGGAGGGGACCCTTCACATTCACGTTAACCCTGAAGTATCTAAAACTGATGTTAGCCTCTAACTCACAGCCCCAGTTTCTCTTCCATGAGCCTCCTCTCCTACTTGCACTGCTTATTCTCCAAATGGATGCCCTTTTAAGCTTAAACAGATTATAAACCTTTCAATGGCCCATCATTTTCCCTTTCTGTTAAATCTCAAATTCCCACAAAGGGCCACCTCTCCTGCCACCCCATCCGCCCCCACCTTACTTAGCATTAACCTCCTCACCAGCATCATATCAGTCTTTCTTCTGGTCCTtggatattttgtttctttcctacCTGAGGACTCTTACCaatattcatgttttcttttaggtGCCTTAGTgtaatattttaagtttcttcATTTAGGCCATGTATATTCTCTTGAAATTTATCCTTATAGTTTGGTTCTGTTGGGATTAAGATATAGGTTTACATTATATGTTCTAATTTATTAATGCCATCAAATAAATAGGTACCAGTGTTTTGAGGTGCACATTTATTAAATCAGAAAGatctgttcaaaaaaaaaaaaaaaaagtatatcaaaGTGGCCAGCAAAGAAGTCTTCAAATAGGCACAGGGTAAATCATCTTGTCCTGATTATTAAGAACCTTACATTCAGTGAAGTGCTTTTTATGAGCTTTCACATAGgatatagataggtaggtaggtagatagatagatattaataaataaataaatattatgaacTAATTCTAAGAGGCTCATCTACATACTCCTTCAAATCTCCTTGTCACAAATCCTCCAAACTCATTCTTTCCAAACCTCTGATCATCTAGCCAAATCATTTGCCACTGTTTATAAAGAGATATATATACTCATCTCAGGCCATCTTCCCTTCCAGATTATTTAGATAATGGTGTACATTATTAAACTCTGTTCCCTgagaaatttttttcattgtctttcaaAGCCACCAATGCATGATAATATCACAACAGTACACATAACCGGTGCCAGCATATTGATTAaaatcatctataaaataggcacagatattttctttctcaactGATTGATATAGGGAACTCAACAATGATGCTCTAAATATGGATTGAGAAAAAGGAAGCTAAGTGACCTAACAAACACACTGGAAGTGTAATCCCCCTGATCATGCATCTTGGTTTATCTTCACTACCTACTCAGGCCCAGTCCCATACATCTCACTTCAATTGATGAAAAAGTATTGCTGGGCATCCTAATGTATGGCTTTTGATTCAGATAACACATAGTTCAAACTGGGCAGCTTGGGTGGCTTGGTTATCTCCTGTCTTTGATCAGACTTTAGTCTCTATCAGGGTCCATTAACAAGGAAAAATctgtttttcaaagaaagaataaTTACTTCCTGAAAGGAGCATGCCTTCACTCCAAAACCATCTTAGGTATTTTCACTCTGATTTCCCTACCTGCCACAGGCTCCAATAAACGTTTCAATTTGTTTCAGACACTTTGACCACTACTGAGTGGATACACCAACTAGTAAGAGTTGAAAGAGTTACTTATACTGCAGTTTAGATCAGCTACAGAAGAGTGTTTTACTCTAGACACCACAAAAAGCTAGTAGCTTTTGTAAACGAGTCATATGTGGCATATATTGATCCCAAAATGCAAAGAAGCCCTTCAAGCATCATCTCTATCTTACTGATAGAGAAGAAAAGTCTAGCAACTTTTCTCTCCAATTTGAAGACATTTCCAGATATTTCATAGACTTCTGGAGCTTCAGAAATTTCACTGAAGTTGTAGACCCCTGTATTTTGAGAGATTTATTTCCCACCCTCTAGCAATTATGCATCATCTCAAGGCAACTGCTCTCCATGTCCTATCAGCATCATGCCATCAATATAGTACACCAACATGATTTCCTGTGGGATGGTGGGTTAATGAAAGTTCCTGCAAACTAAATGGTAGTACAGAGCTGGAGAGTTGATATAACTCTAAAGTAAAGGTGATGAGGGCATATAGTTATCTTTATCAAATAAAATCAAACCTCTTCTGGGTACTGACTGTGTATTGAGATAGAGAAAAGAGTCCAGTTAAAAACTTTCAACTCTCACCATCCCTTCATGCAGACTAGACCCTTGATGTAAGGCACCTAAAGTGGGAGAGAAATGTCTGCTCTCTCGCTTCTGTAACTCTAGCATGCCTCAGAGGACAGACAGAAACACAACTACTTCTAAAACTCCTCCTCCTAGGTCTAATCCAGCACATGGCTTCAGGCAAAGAGAAAGGATGAATGTAAAAAGCAAGGGCTCCCATACTTAATTCCCATAGTTATAGTTCTTTGCTTGCTGTCACAGCTCCCCTTAGACAAAACGTCCATGTGGTAGGCATCCAGATGCTGGCTTACTTGTGGGACACATATATACCGTCTTCAGAGAGTCAAACAGGGCTGCCTCACTGCACAGTTCCCTAGTGTGAGAGACCAGGATACAACGCAATCTCTCCCACTCGATCTCAGCATCCTCCGCTCATGGTACACCCCAGTCTCACTTGCTGCCGAGCTCCCTCAAATATGGTTCAAGTGGGTCAAGCTCAGCTATTTCCCATGCCATTTACTTGATACATGAGAAACTAGAATATCTCTGCACCACCAAATTTGGGGAAGGCAGTCCTCAAAGGACCTATGCTGAGTTCCTTAATATAGGTGTCCTCAGACTGCAAGTGATTCTCTTGAAGACTCCCTTCACTTGGTTTTGGACAGAGATAAGCACCCCATCCTGTTCCCACACTGCAAACACTGTTCCAAGGCTGACCATGAAGACTCTTTCTCCCCTCTCCAATCTTTTCAAATGGGCTGAGAAGGGGGTGATTGGTTGGTAGCTCACGGTAATTCTATTAAGCCCTTATTAAGCCCTGTAGACATAAGTCTGGCCCCaaatgtggtgtttttttttcttaatgtggaATATTTAATACCTGTAATTTTCATCTGTGGACCCTAATGCAAATTCCTAGGCAAACAGAAAATACCCTTctatagagaaagacaaacagacaGACAAAGAACTGTAAAGGTTTTGTTGCAAAATAGTGGATAACTCCAACACAATACCTAGATGAAAGTTAAAATGTAATCATTTAGATTTTAATTGTAATATTTTTAGCACTACTAATAACCAACATTTAATTTGTTCCAGACAATGTTCCAAGCTCTTTAGATATATCACTTCACTCCATCCAATTAAAAGCCATTAAttttaatatctccattttacagatgagtaaactgaaacTTAGCAGAATTAAAGTAATTTGCCAAGGGCAGACAGCTCTTCTTAACACCAAATCACTACACAGTGTCCAAATCACTCCATTATACTGCCTGtcaattgtctttttttgttaatAGTTCTCTTACTTGTCTACTAATGtagatatttttaactttaaaatgccACAGAAGCACTAGGGGGCAGGAGTCTCAGCAATTACCAAATATTTTGCGTACATATTACATTGTTCTACAGTTTGggtaagttttttatttttcttctctattcctaaacaaaaacaaaaatgtgcaTAATAAGAAAGAATTGCAAAGTTTTGTTACACGGGCTTATTGTGGAcaaattttcttcctctttattttcaCGTGTTAATAAATCTGACTGCGCTGATTCAAGTGCCTCTCTCTACTcagtggagagaagggagagaagaggaatgaAGAGTCTTTGTATCCGGAACTCCCATTGTCTTCTTAACTAATAGCCTGAGACTGAGCACTGAATAAACTTGACTTGATTTCCCTGGAGTCATCATCTTCCTCCACAGCCTTCCTGGGTGAGAGAAGATGATGGCAGGGCAAACTCAATGACATGACACTTGGCACACATTCCGAAACTCTTTGATTGCCCAAGGGCATACAACTCGGCCTTGAATAAATGCAGATTGAACTAAGGACTGTACTTACTTAGCTTCTTGCCAAAATTTGCTGTCTTTTGAAAAAGATTGGAAATGTAGGAACCTGCAATCCCTATTACCATTAAATCTTCCACAAAGAGCACCTTTAACTGAAAGGCTTGTTGAGGATTTCATTTTAATAGTCCGGTTGCCAATtctgaaggaggagaaagaaaatgtagaattGGAAATTGATGAAGGAATTCTGACTGGGGAATGAAGGGGAGGAGTGAATGACAAAATTAATACACTTCAGTCTTTGTTTTCTCTAGTGAAGATTCTATGTTCTCCATTGTTTATCTTTgggtataattttaattaaatgaagcATAGTCTAACTATTTTAAGGGTTGCAATAAGCATAATTCTGTCCCCAAAGTTCACACAGTGCAGGCAGCTGGGTACTACTTTGAAAGTCatgaaaaatgtgtaaaataaaatacttaaaaccaTCTATTTTGTTGATTCAAGCTTATTCAACCTTTTGCTAGTGGGAGCTTTTACCGTACACTTGAGTTGCTCACTTGATAGTATTTGCCTCCAGTGAAATCCTGTTTAGGAACTCATATTCTTT from Mesoplodon densirostris isolate mMesDen1 chromosome 1, mMesDen1 primary haplotype, whole genome shotgun sequence includes:
- the LOC132484350 gene encoding double homeobox protein A-like — encoded protein: MAEDNSPYKAVATKCRRSRTKFTEEQLKILINAFNKKPYPGYAFKQRLALEVNTEESRIQIWFQNRRARHRFPKRPEKNLDLRQDRAYPEENIQGVRDRRCRTSYTSSQVQTLMNAFMENPYPGIDSRQQLAEDIGVPESRVQIWFQNRRSRLCIRKKREPEEASAQRQNQGQDL